A genomic window from Candidatus Poribacteria bacterium includes:
- a CDS encoding Glu/Leu/Phe/Val dehydrogenase, whose protein sequence is MAESFSFFQKVNRDFDKAAQFTEYPLGLLEQIKICNSSCHFTFPIKRDDGTIQTIHGWRAEHSHHILPTKGGIRYSTLVNEDEIMALAALMTYKCALVDVPFGGAKGGIQLDRREYSESELERITRRYTYELIQKNYIGPGIDVPAPDFGTSETEMAWILDTYITMAPDKLNAIACVTGKPITQNGIHGRKEATGRGVVFGLQEACSIVEDMKQLGLSPGLHGKNVVIQGFGNVGSHAAKFLMEADARVTGIIERNGGIHDPQGFDVEKVAMYREETGSIRGYPCAQSIENPNDGLELECDILVPAALENQLTAENAPRIKASIVAEAANGPTTPDADKILQERGIMIIPDTFLNAGGVTVSYFEWLRNLSHVRFGRLGKRFEDQTQHAMRRAVEKATGYQFSDNELEIIHGADEEDLVNSGLQDTMINAYQEIRETRMQHKSKNDDVDYRTAAFINAIHRIAKSYMQLGIFP, encoded by the coding sequence ATGGCAGAAAGTTTCTCATTTTTCCAGAAAGTAAATAGGGATTTTGATAAAGCTGCCCAATTCACCGAATATCCCCTTGGACTTTTGGAACAGATAAAGATTTGTAACAGCTCCTGCCATTTCACATTCCCGATAAAGCGGGACGATGGGACTATTCAAACTATCCACGGGTGGCGGGCAGAACATAGCCACCATATTCTACCCACGAAGGGGGGTATCCGTTATAGCACGCTTGTCAACGAAGATGAAATTATGGCACTTGCGGCACTGATGACTTACAAGTGCGCCCTCGTTGACGTGCCGTTTGGTGGGGCAAAAGGGGGTATCCAGCTGGACCGACGCGAATATTCGGAAAGCGAATTGGAGCGGATCACCCGCCGTTATACCTATGAATTAATTCAGAAGAACTACATCGGACCTGGGATAGACGTCCCCGCACCGGACTTCGGGACGAGTGAGACCGAGATGGCGTGGATCCTCGATACTTATATCACAATGGCACCCGATAAACTTAACGCCATCGCATGTGTAACAGGCAAACCAATCACACAAAACGGGATTCATGGTCGGAAAGAGGCGACTGGACGCGGTGTTGTCTTCGGCTTGCAAGAGGCATGCAGTATCGTAGAGGATATGAAGCAGCTTGGGCTTTCTCCGGGTTTACACGGGAAAAACGTGGTCATCCAAGGTTTTGGAAATGTCGGTTCCCACGCTGCCAAGTTTCTGATGGAGGCAGACGCACGCGTTACGGGGATTATTGAGCGAAACGGTGGTATTCATGATCCACAAGGCTTTGATGTAGAAAAAGTCGCCATGTATCGTGAAGAAACCGGTTCAATCCGCGGGTACCCGTGTGCCCAGTCTATTGAGAATCCGAACGACGGTCTGGAATTAGAATGTGATATCCTCGTGCCAGCTGCGCTTGAAAACCAACTGACAGCGGAAAACGCTCCCCGAATCAAAGCCTCCATTGTTGCAGAAGCTGCGAATGGACCCACGACACCGGATGCCGATAAAATCCTTCAAGAACGCGGGATTATGATTATACCGGACACCTTTCTTAACGCCGGTGGTGTGACGGTCTCCTATTTCGAGTGGCTCCGTAATTTGTCACACGTCCGATTCGGAAGGCTCGGCAAACGTTTTGAGGACCAGACACAACACGCAATGCGCCGTGCCGTCGAAAAAGCCACTGGCTACCAGTTTTCGGACAACGAACTCGAAATAATACACGGTGCTGATGAAGAAGATCTCGTAAACTCTGGACTTCAGGATACGATGATAAACGCCTATCAAGAGATACGTGAAACCCGTATGCAACACAAAAGTAAAAATGACGACGTGGATTACCGCACAGCGGCGTTCATCAATGCCATCCACAGAATCGCGAAGTCCTATATGCAGCTCGGTATTTTTCCTTAA
- a CDS encoding peptidyl-alpha-hydroxyglycine alpha-amidating lyase family protein, translating into MVFGQGTHQYTVEENWWTLPEGWEFGWVPAVAVDSQDRVYVYSRSEHPMVVFDLDGNFLTSWGDNILKDAHGIFIDADDNIYCTERDTHVMRKFTPEGELLMTLGTPDEPGADGEPFNKPTDLAIGPDGEMYITDGYGNARVHKYSPDGELIKSWGQPGTGPGEFDLPHCVRVDPRNRLMVADRENNRIQFFTLDGEYIEEWGDLRQPDTIYIDEEDLVYIAELEQRVTIMTLDGEVVSQWGSERGSTVPGEFFACPHGIWLDSKGDMYVGEVQADARLQKFIRQR; encoded by the coding sequence ATGGTTTTTGGACAAGGCACACATCAGTATACGGTAGAAGAAAATTGGTGGACACTCCCAGAGGGTTGGGAATTTGGCTGGGTTCCTGCTGTCGCCGTTGACTCACAGGATCGTGTTTATGTCTACAGTCGGAGCGAACACCCGATGGTCGTCTTCGACCTCGATGGCAACTTTCTGACCTCTTGGGGTGATAACATCCTCAAGGACGCACACGGGATTTTTATCGATGCCGACGATAACATCTACTGCACGGAACGGGACACACACGTCATGCGGAAGTTTACGCCGGAAGGTGAACTGCTAATGACACTCGGCACACCCGATGAACCCGGCGCAGACGGAGAACCCTTCAATAAGCCGACGGACCTGGCAATCGGACCCGATGGTGAAATGTATATCACTGACGGTTACGGCAATGCCCGTGTCCATAAATACTCGCCTGATGGTGAACTGATTAAGTCGTGGGGTCAGCCCGGGACGGGACCTGGGGAATTTGATCTTCCACACTGCGTCAGAGTCGATCCGCGCAATAGACTTATGGTCGCTGACCGTGAGAACAACCGGATCCAGTTCTTTACGCTCGATGGAGAGTACATCGAAGAGTGGGGAGACCTCCGGCAGCCAGACACCATCTATATCGACGAAGAGGATCTTGTCTATATCGCCGAATTAGAGCAGCGCGTTACAATCATGACCTTGGACGGTGAAGTCGTCTCCCAATGGGGTTCTGAACGTGGGAGTACCGTCCCCGGTGAGTTTTTCGCATGTCCACACGGGATCTGGTTAGATTCAAAGGGCGATATGTATGTCGGCGAAGTTCAAGCAGACGCGCGACTCCAGAAATTCATTAGGCAGCGGTAA